One Sanguibacter sp. HDW7 DNA window includes the following coding sequences:
- a CDS encoding copper transporter, with protein MIDFRYHLVSLISVFLALAVGIVLGAGPLKEAIGDQLTGQVETLRADKEKLREKLQETEGNVQTRDAFLAATASQLTAGTIAGRRVSFVELADTDDAVVDALTTYLVAAGAEVSGSVRVSDQWTSEGQARYRQALVPSLSDYLPETAGGGSHDADLARALVLSLVQLAHEGDAFSADALQLQRLLSAGDFVTYSEDLAPADMIVILAPGAPEADVTPSSPSTQDATTLLIQAELPRAAVELAEGAVVAGDRTSPLLKAIIGGDDASSVSTVDDVGELTGQISVPLALAARAAGTVGHFGTTEGSTAVVPTVVRLAEVDRTARRAAAPEVPTTDEPTDGATDGATDGATDGATDGATDGAEG; from the coding sequence GTGATCGACTTCCGCTACCACCTCGTCTCGCTCATCTCCGTCTTCCTCGCGCTCGCCGTCGGCATCGTCCTCGGCGCGGGCCCCCTCAAGGAGGCGATCGGCGACCAGCTCACGGGCCAGGTCGAGACGCTGCGCGCCGACAAGGAGAAGCTCCGCGAGAAGCTCCAGGAGACCGAGGGGAACGTGCAGACGCGTGACGCGTTCCTCGCGGCGACCGCGTCGCAGCTCACGGCGGGCACGATCGCGGGCCGCCGTGTCTCGTTCGTCGAGCTCGCCGACACGGACGACGCCGTCGTCGACGCGCTGACGACGTACCTCGTCGCGGCCGGCGCCGAGGTCTCGGGCAGCGTGCGGGTCTCCGACCAGTGGACGAGCGAGGGGCAGGCGCGCTACCGCCAGGCGCTCGTCCCGTCGCTCTCCGACTACCTGCCGGAGACTGCGGGCGGCGGGTCCCACGACGCGGACCTCGCGCGGGCGCTCGTGCTCTCGCTCGTCCAGCTCGCGCACGAGGGTGACGCGTTCTCTGCCGACGCCCTCCAGCTGCAGCGGCTGCTCTCCGCCGGCGACTTCGTCACGTACTCCGAGGACCTCGCGCCCGCCGACATGATCGTCATCCTCGCCCCCGGTGCGCCGGAGGCCGACGTGACGCCGTCGTCACCGAGCACGCAGGACGCGACGACGCTCCTCATCCAGGCGGAGCTGCCGCGCGCCGCGGTCGAGCTTGCCGAAGGGGCTGTCGTCGCGGGCGATCGCACGTCGCCGCTGCTCAAGGCGATCATCGGCGGCGACGACGCGAGCTCCGTGTCGACCGTCGACGACGTCGGCGAGCTCACCGGTCAGATCTCGGTGCCTCTCGCCCTCGCGGCGCGCGCCGCCGGCACCGTCGGCCACTTCGGCACGACTGAGGGCTCGACCGCGGTCGTCCCGACCGTCGTGCGGCTCGCCGAGGTCGACCGCACGGCACGCCGTGCGGCCGCACCCGAGGTGCCCACGACCGACGAGCCGACCGACGGTGCGACGGACGGTGCGACGGATGGCGCGACGGACGGCGCGACCGACGGCGCGACCGACGGGGCCGAGGGATGA
- the murJ gene encoding murein biosynthesis integral membrane protein MurJ gives MTAESRRRLAGSLVGAAALITAVTVLSRVLGFVRWVAQAGTVGYDAVGTAYASANTVPNVLFEIVAGGALAGALVPLLAVPLARGLRTETDRTASAALTWALAALAPVALLVLVLADPVARVLAPDDAATVELTATFLRIFALQVPLYGVGVVLSGVLQAQKRFFWPAFAPVLSTLVVLGAYGLFALTAEGHQGDPSALPDAAVAWLAWGTTAGVAAMSFPLLVPVLRSGVRLRPTFSFPEGVAARARRLAGAGVTALLAQQLAVVVTLRLAGTYGGTGTWPVFQYTQAVYLLPYAVLAVPLATSVFPRLAERAGDRDSHGFSVLAARTTRAVATLAGLGAVALVAAAPAVAVAFGRVGHGQDAVVAAMGPALTAMAPGLVGFSVLYHATRALYALERSRSAMLAGSLAWGVTAVVSFVLVVTTTDGAADAPGTLLALGAGNAVGMTAGGLVALVALRRDLGAEVLSGVLRTVGAIAVGGAVASWVGRAVTDAVVGADASLTAAISGGAAGGLVAVVVLALVLAVADLRTLRAVLARLSRGRVAS, from the coding sequence GTGACAGCCGAGTCGCGCCGACGGCTCGCCGGGAGCCTCGTCGGTGCGGCGGCGCTCATCACGGCAGTCACGGTCCTCTCCCGCGTCCTCGGCTTCGTCCGGTGGGTCGCGCAGGCAGGAACCGTCGGCTACGACGCGGTCGGCACGGCCTATGCGTCCGCCAACACCGTACCCAACGTCCTTTTCGAGATCGTCGCGGGTGGTGCCCTTGCGGGCGCGCTCGTCCCGCTGCTCGCGGTTCCGCTCGCGCGCGGCCTGCGCACCGAAACCGACCGGACCGCGTCGGCCGCGCTCACGTGGGCACTTGCCGCGCTCGCGCCGGTCGCGCTGCTCGTCCTGGTGCTCGCGGACCCCGTCGCGCGTGTCCTCGCGCCCGACGACGCGGCTACCGTCGAGCTCACGGCGACGTTCCTGCGGATCTTCGCCCTGCAGGTGCCGCTGTACGGCGTCGGCGTCGTGCTCTCGGGCGTCCTCCAGGCGCAGAAGCGGTTCTTCTGGCCCGCATTCGCGCCCGTCCTCTCGACGCTCGTGGTGCTCGGCGCGTACGGGCTGTTCGCTCTCACCGCCGAAGGCCACCAGGGCGACCCGTCGGCGCTTCCGGACGCCGCCGTCGCGTGGCTCGCCTGGGGGACGACCGCCGGTGTCGCAGCGATGAGCTTCCCGCTGCTCGTGCCGGTGCTGCGCTCGGGGGTCCGCCTGCGGCCGACGTTCTCGTTCCCGGAGGGCGTCGCCGCACGAGCACGCAGGCTCGCGGGCGCGGGGGTCACGGCGCTGCTCGCTCAGCAGCTCGCGGTCGTCGTCACGCTGAGGCTCGCCGGCACGTACGGCGGCACGGGCACGTGGCCCGTCTTCCAGTACACGCAGGCCGTCTACCTGCTGCCCTACGCGGTGCTTGCGGTGCCGCTCGCGACGAGCGTCTTCCCGCGACTCGCTGAACGTGCAGGGGACCGCGACAGCCATGGGTTCTCGGTGCTCGCCGCGCGCACGACGCGCGCCGTCGCGACGCTCGCGGGACTCGGCGCCGTCGCCCTCGTCGCCGCGGCGCCCGCGGTCGCCGTCGCGTTCGGCCGCGTGGGCCACGGCCAGGATGCCGTCGTCGCCGCCATGGGGCCTGCTCTCACGGCCATGGCGCCCGGCCTCGTCGGATTCTCCGTGCTCTACCACGCGACACGTGCGCTCTACGCGCTCGAGCGCTCGCGCTCGGCGATGCTGGCCGGCTCGCTCGCGTGGGGTGTCACGGCAGTCGTGTCCTTCGTCCTCGTCGTCACGACGACCGACGGCGCGGCCGACGCCCCCGGAACGCTGCTCGCGCTCGGGGCCGGCAACGCCGTGGGCATGACCGCGGGCGGCCTCGTCGCGCTCGTCGCGCTGCGGCGCGACCTCGGCGCCGAGGTGCTCTCGGGCGTCCTGCGCACGGTCGGAGCCATCGCCGTCGGCGGGGCCGTCGCGTCGTGGGTCGGCCGAGCCGTCACTGACGCGGTCGTCGGTGCGGACGCGTCGCTCACCGCAGCGATCAGCGGGGGCGCGGCGGGTGGCCTCGTCGCGGTCGTCGTCCTCGCGCTCGTCCTGGCCGTCGCCGACCTGCGCACGCTGCGCGCCGTGCTCGCACGGCTCAGCCGTGGCAGGGTGGCGTCATGA
- a CDS encoding glycosyltransferase family 4 protein: MTSAGDLDVRGTRVLLVLGTSAGGVVRHVAQIGEELASAGALVRVAGPASVSGSLGDLPWTEVPIAARPGPGDLPAIVRLRGVLGGADVVHAHGLRAGAFAVIAARTRRRRPRVVVTLHNLPVGGRAVRGISEVLERVVARGADAVLGVSGDLVERSRARGARSAARALVPAPTTRVVAADRAGVRTALGLAPEAALVLTVARLAPQKGLGTLLEAAGVLAGLAEGRDVTWCVAGGGPLLDGLRADAARLDAPVRFLGPRDDVPSLLTAADVVVSTAVWEGQPIAVQEALRAGCALVVTDAGGTREVVGDAAVLVPVDDPTAIATEVAAVLSDPLRAADLRRDALARAASLPTPAAVLGQLSQVYAGHHLRV, from the coding sequence ATGACCTCGGCGGGCGACCTCGACGTGCGTGGCACTCGCGTGCTGCTCGTGCTCGGCACGAGTGCGGGCGGCGTCGTGCGGCACGTCGCGCAGATCGGAGAGGAGCTCGCGTCCGCGGGCGCGCTCGTCCGGGTCGCGGGCCCCGCGTCGGTCTCGGGCTCGCTCGGTGACCTGCCGTGGACGGAGGTGCCGATCGCTGCGCGGCCCGGGCCCGGAGACCTTCCGGCGATAGTCCGGCTGCGCGGAGTTCTCGGCGGCGCTGACGTCGTCCACGCGCACGGGCTGCGCGCGGGCGCGTTCGCGGTGATCGCCGCGCGGACCCGTCGGCGGCGACCGCGCGTCGTCGTGACGCTCCACAACCTTCCCGTCGGTGGCAGGGCCGTCCGCGGGATCTCGGAGGTGCTCGAGCGTGTCGTCGCGCGTGGCGCCGACGCGGTCCTCGGCGTCTCGGGCGACCTCGTCGAGCGTTCCCGGGCGCGAGGTGCGCGCAGCGCCGCGCGGGCGCTCGTCCCGGCGCCGACGACGCGCGTCGTCGCGGCGGACCGCGCGGGCGTGCGGACGGCGCTCGGGCTCGCGCCCGAGGCTGCGCTCGTCCTCACGGTGGCCCGTCTCGCCCCGCAGAAGGGCCTCGGGACTCTTCTCGAGGCCGCGGGCGTGCTCGCAGGGCTCGCCGAGGGTCGGGACGTCACGTGGTGCGTCGCAGGCGGCGGCCCGCTGCTCGACGGGCTGCGCGCCGACGCTGCGCGCCTCGACGCTCCGGTGAGGTTCCTCGGCCCGCGGGACGACGTCCCCTCGCTGCTCACGGCCGCCGACGTCGTCGTCTCGACCGCCGTGTGGGAGGGGCAGCCGATCGCCGTGCAGGAGGCGCTGCGTGCGGGCTGCGCGCTCGTCGTCACCGATGCCGGGGGGACCCGCGAGGTCGTCGGCGACGCCGCCGTCCTCGTCCCCGTCGATGACCCCACCGCGATCGCGACCGAGGTCGCCGCGGTGCTCAGCGACCCGCTCCGGGCCGCTGACCTGCGACGGGACGCGCTTGCGCGCGCCGCGTCGCTTCCGACGCCGGCCGCCGTGCTCGGTCAGCTCAGCCAGGTCTACGCGGGTCATCACCTCCGCGTGTGA
- a CDS encoding CTP synthase, protein MAEHANRLSGRSESTTRHIFVTGGVASSLGKGLTASSLGRLLRARGLRVTMQKLDPYLNVDPGTMNPFQHGEVFVTEDGAETDLDIGHYERFLDVPLSGKANVTTGQVYSNVIAKERRGEFLGDTVQVIPHITDEIKSRMRAQASDDVDVIITEIGGTVGDIESQPFLEAARQVRHELGRDLVFFLHVSLVPYIGPSGELKTKPTQHSVAALRSIGIQPDALVLRADRELPDSIKRKIALMCDVDNEAVVTAADAPSIYAIPRVLHSEGLDAYVVRRLGVPFHDVEWAEWDTLLTRVNQPTHQVEVALVGKYIDLPDAYLSVTEALRAGGFANDAKVTIRWVASDECQTPQGAQEALEGADAILVPGGFGVRGIEGKIGALRWARENKVPTLGICLGLQAMVMEYARSVLGLEGASSSEFDVDTLHPVVATMEEQQAFVDGAGDLGGTMRLGAYDAVLAEGSVVAGVYGATEVSERHRHRYEVNNAYREQIAAAGLVFSGTSPDGGLVEFVELPADVHPYYVSTQAHPEFKSRPTKAHPLFSGLVAAAIAAQD, encoded by the coding sequence GTGGCAGAGCATGCGAACCGACTCTCCGGGCGGTCGGAATCTACGACCCGGCACATCTTCGTCACGGGAGGCGTCGCCTCCTCACTCGGCAAGGGGCTGACCGCCTCGAGCCTCGGTCGCCTGCTCCGTGCACGCGGTCTCCGGGTCACGATGCAGAAGCTCGACCCGTACCTCAACGTCGACCCGGGAACGATGAACCCGTTCCAGCACGGTGAGGTCTTCGTCACCGAGGACGGTGCCGAGACCGATCTCGACATCGGTCACTACGAGCGGTTCCTCGACGTCCCGCTCTCGGGCAAGGCGAACGTCACGACCGGCCAGGTCTACTCGAACGTCATCGCCAAGGAGCGCCGCGGCGAGTTCCTCGGCGACACCGTCCAGGTCATCCCGCACATCACCGACGAGATCAAGTCGCGCATGCGTGCGCAGGCGAGCGACGACGTCGACGTCATCATCACCGAGATCGGCGGCACCGTCGGCGACATCGAGTCGCAGCCGTTCCTCGAGGCCGCACGCCAGGTGCGCCACGAGCTCGGCCGTGACCTCGTCTTCTTCCTCCACGTCTCGCTCGTGCCGTACATCGGCCCGTCGGGGGAGCTCAAGACGAAGCCGACGCAGCACTCCGTCGCCGCGCTGCGCTCGATCGGCATCCAGCCCGACGCGCTCGTCCTGCGTGCCGACCGCGAGCTGCCCGACTCGATCAAGCGCAAGATCGCTCTCATGTGCGACGTCGACAACGAGGCCGTCGTCACGGCCGCGGACGCGCCGAGCATCTACGCGATCCCGCGCGTCCTGCACTCCGAGGGCCTCGACGCGTACGTCGTGCGCCGCCTCGGCGTGCCGTTCCACGACGTCGAGTGGGCCGAGTGGGACACGCTCCTCACGCGCGTCAACCAGCCGACCCACCAGGTCGAGGTCGCGCTCGTCGGCAAGTACATCGACCTGCCCGACGCGTACCTCTCCGTGACCGAGGCGCTCCGCGCCGGTGGCTTCGCCAACGACGCCAAGGTGACGATCCGCTGGGTCGCGTCCGACGAGTGCCAGACGCCGCAGGGTGCGCAGGAGGCGCTCGAGGGCGCCGACGCGATCCTCGTCCCCGGCGGGTTCGGCGTGCGCGGCATCGAGGGCAAGATCGGCGCGCTGCGCTGGGCCCGTGAGAACAAGGTCCCGACGCTCGGCATCTGCCTCGGCCTCCAGGCCATGGTCATGGAGTACGCGCGCAGCGTCCTCGGCCTCGAGGGCGCGTCGTCCTCGGAGTTCGACGTCGACACGCTGCACCCCGTCGTCGCGACGATGGAGGAGCAGCAGGCGTTCGTCGACGGCGCGGGCGACCTCGGCGGCACGATGCGCCTCGGCGCGTACGACGCGGTCCTCGCCGAGGGCTCGGTCGTCGCGGGTGTCTACGGCGCGACGGAGGTCTCCGAGCGTCACCGCCACCGCTACGAGGTCAACAACGCCTACCGCGAGCAGATCGCTGCGGCCGGCCTCGTCTTCTCGGGCACGTCGCCCGACGGCGGTCTCGTCGAGTTCGTCGAGCTCCCCGCCGACGTCCACCCGTACTACGTCTCGACGCAGGCTCACCCCGAGTTCAAGTCGCGCCCGACGAAGGCGCACCCGCTGTTCTCGGGCCTCGTCGCTGCCGCGATCGCGGCGCAGGACTGA
- a CDS encoding NUDIX hydrolase — protein MDDPLFDRLAPRPTTGSKPVHRGYVWDVVADDVDLGDGVVVTREVIDHPGAVAVVALDDEGRVLLLKQYRHPVRSELWEPPAGLLDVAGEDACLAAQRELLEEADLRAARWDVLVDYYTTPGGSNEALRVFLARELSVVPEAERHVREDEERDMVPVWLPVEEAVDGVLAGRLHNPSTVVGVLALHAALAADLATLRPSDAPWPQRRPGPPPGTRSIG, from the coding sequence GTGGACGACCCGCTGTTCGACCGGCTTGCTCCCCGTCCCACGACGGGGAGCAAGCCGGTGCACCGCGGATACGTGTGGGACGTCGTGGCCGACGATGTCGACCTGGGCGACGGCGTCGTCGTCACGCGCGAGGTCATCGACCACCCTGGGGCGGTCGCTGTCGTCGCGCTCGACGACGAGGGTCGCGTCCTGCTGCTCAAGCAGTACCGGCACCCGGTGCGCTCGGAGCTCTGGGAGCCGCCCGCGGGGCTGCTCGACGTCGCGGGCGAGGACGCATGTCTCGCCGCGCAGCGCGAGCTCCTCGAGGAGGCCGACCTGCGCGCCGCGCGCTGGGACGTGCTCGTCGACTACTACACGACCCCGGGCGGCTCGAACGAGGCGCTGCGGGTGTTCCTCGCGCGCGAGCTCTCGGTTGTGCCCGAGGCCGAGCGGCACGTCCGCGAGGACGAGGAGCGCGACATGGTGCCCGTGTGGCTGCCCGTCGAGGAAGCCGTCGACGGGGTGCTCGCGGGACGGCTGCACAACCCGTCGACGGTCGTCGGAGTGCTTGCGCTCCACGCGGCTCTCGCCGCGGACCTCGCGACGCTGAGGCCGTCCGACGCGCCGTGGCCGCAGCGGCGTCCCGGTCCGCCGCCGGGCACTCGCTCGATCGGCTGA
- a CDS encoding MerR family transcriptional regulator, translated as MRTTSATEWSLHELTRLTGTTSRTLRHYDAIGLLPPSRTGANGYRFYDADALVRLQRILLLRDLGLGLAAIADALDGHTDEAAALERHLAELVAERGRLERRIAAVRHTIAGRQEGGHLVPEEMFDGFDHTVHAEEVTARWGRDAWESSDRWWRDLGDEGRAGFQAEQRAIADAFADLATRGVSPADAEAAEVAARHHAWLRPAAPRVSRGYFTGLAEMYVADERFAAAYGGTDGAAYVRDVLLAYAEHAAFDED; from the coding sequence ATGCGCACGACGTCTGCGACCGAGTGGTCGCTCCACGAGCTCACACGACTCACGGGCACGACGAGCCGCACCTTGCGGCACTACGACGCGATCGGCCTTCTGCCGCCGTCACGCACCGGAGCGAACGGCTACCGCTTCTACGACGCCGACGCCCTCGTCCGCCTGCAGCGCATCCTGCTGCTGAGGGACCTGGGCCTCGGCCTCGCGGCGATCGCCGACGCGCTCGACGGGCACACCGACGAGGCTGCCGCGCTCGAGCGGCACCTCGCCGAGCTCGTCGCCGAGCGCGGCCGCCTCGAGCGACGGATCGCGGCGGTGCGGCACACGATCGCAGGACGACAGGAAGGAGGGCACCTCGTGCCCGAGGAGATGTTCGACGGCTTCGACCACACGGTCCATGCCGAGGAGGTGACGGCCCGCTGGGGCCGTGACGCGTGGGAAAGCTCGGACCGCTGGTGGCGTGACCTCGGCGACGAGGGCCGGGCCGGCTTCCAGGCCGAGCAGCGCGCGATCGCGGACGCGTTCGCCGACCTCGCGACGCGCGGGGTGTCCCCCGCCGACGCCGAGGCAGCCGAGGTCGCGGCCCGCCACCACGCGTGGCTGCGCCCGGCCGCACCGCGGGTGAGCCGCGGGTACTTCACGGGGCTCGCGGAGATGTATGTCGCGGACGAGCGCTTCGCGGCCGCGTACGGCGGGACCGACGGCGCGGCCTACGTGCGCGACGTGCTGCTCGCGTACGCGGAGCACGCGGCCTTCGACGAGGACTGA
- a CDS encoding heme A synthase has product MTTPSTTASPTAPTRRPTLLQRFLAWVDGHRRGILVANLAAQIGIIVTGGLVRLTGSGLGCSTWPQCEPGSFVPVYHPETAFHSAIEFGNRTLTGVVSITAVLVAVALWRMRDRAKVLRVLGFAPIVLVAVQAVVGGITVLVDLHPAIVGSHMFLSLVLVAVSTYLLVRAGEGDAPGRVVVPAPGRALALASGILAVPMLVLGVLTTGAGPHSGDEEVGYRFALDPAHAAKLHGMSVWLYIAVVVAFAVVVLRAVRRVPAEDRLELVRPLHALREVAGVVTLQAVIGYVQYFAGLPIVLVLLHMLGAALTTAVVVRLVLSSRVRPALAPTSPLVADIA; this is encoded by the coding sequence GTGACGACGCCCTCGACGACCGCCAGCCCCACCGCGCCCACCAGGCGCCCGACGCTCCTGCAGCGGTTCCTCGCGTGGGTCGACGGCCATCGCCGCGGCATCCTCGTCGCGAACCTCGCCGCGCAGATCGGCATCATCGTCACGGGCGGGCTCGTGCGACTCACGGGGTCGGGGCTCGGCTGCTCGACGTGGCCGCAGTGCGAGCCGGGGAGCTTCGTCCCCGTCTACCACCCGGAGACGGCGTTCCACTCGGCCATCGAGTTCGGCAACCGCACGCTCACGGGCGTCGTGTCGATCACGGCGGTCCTCGTGGCCGTCGCGCTGTGGCGTATGCGCGACCGCGCCAAGGTGCTGCGCGTGCTCGGCTTCGCGCCGATCGTCCTCGTCGCGGTCCAGGCCGTCGTCGGCGGCATCACGGTGCTCGTCGACCTGCACCCGGCGATCGTCGGCTCCCACATGTTCCTCTCCCTCGTCCTCGTCGCGGTCTCGACGTACCTGCTCGTGCGCGCGGGCGAGGGCGACGCGCCCGGGCGCGTCGTCGTGCCGGCGCCGGGGCGGGCGCTCGCGCTCGCCTCGGGCATCCTCGCGGTGCCGATGCTCGTGCTCGGCGTCCTGACAACGGGTGCGGGCCCCCACTCGGGCGACGAGGAGGTCGGCTATCGCTTCGCGCTCGACCCCGCGCACGCGGCGAAGCTCCACGGGATGAGCGTGTGGCTGTACATCGCGGTCGTCGTGGCGTTCGCCGTCGTCGTCCTGCGGGCCGTCCGTCGGGTCCCGGCCGAGGACCGGCTCGAGCTGGTCCGTCCGCTGCACGCGCTGCGCGAGGTCGCGGGTGTCGTCACGCTCCAGGCCGTCATCGGCTATGTGCAGTACTTCGCGGGTCTGCCGATCGTGCTCGTGCTGCTCCACATGCTCGGCGCGGCCCTCACGACGGCCGTCGTCGTGCGCCTCGTGCTCTCCTCGCGCGTGCGTCCTGCGCTCGCGCCCACATCGCCGCTCGTCGCCGACATCGCCTGA
- a CDS encoding ABC transporter permease — protein MTAPAHPGAAPVLDRLRAQTAFELASIFRNGEQIMVTILMPLVALVALAAFDVVDLARADGPRVDLVAPGVLAMGVMAAAFTSPAIATSFDRRGGVLRLLATTPLGRVGLLGGKVCAVLVLQAVQAVVLGGVAVGLGWRPAPLEVLVAAGVGVLGTAVFTALAMLVAGTLRFEAVLALANILLIALTLVGGVLVPTDWLPGVGGEIARLLPSGALGEALRGAFGDGVAWRDIVTLLGWTGLLTWATNRTFRWS, from the coding sequence ATGACCGCCCCCGCGCACCCTGGCGCCGCACCCGTCCTCGACCGGCTCCGCGCGCAGACCGCGTTCGAGCTCGCGTCGATCTTCCGCAACGGCGAGCAGATCATGGTGACGATCCTCATGCCGCTCGTCGCGCTCGTCGCCCTCGCAGCGTTCGACGTCGTCGACCTCGCCCGCGCGGACGGGCCGCGCGTCGACCTCGTCGCCCCGGGCGTCCTCGCGATGGGAGTCATGGCCGCGGCCTTCACGTCGCCGGCCATCGCGACGTCCTTCGACCGGCGTGGCGGCGTGCTGCGCCTCCTCGCGACGACCCCCCTCGGGCGCGTCGGCCTGCTCGGCGGCAAGGTCTGCGCGGTGCTCGTCCTCCAGGCCGTCCAGGCCGTCGTCCTCGGCGGCGTCGCCGTCGGCCTCGGCTGGCGCCCCGCGCCCCTCGAGGTGCTCGTCGCGGCGGGCGTCGGCGTGCTCGGCACGGCGGTGTTCACGGCCCTCGCGATGCTCGTCGCGGGCACGCTCCGCTTCGAGGCCGTGCTCGCACTCGCGAACATCCTGCTCATCGCCCTCACGCTCGTCGGCGGTGTGCTCGTCCCGACGGACTGGCTGCCGGGCGTCGGCGGTGAGATCGCGCGTCTGCTCCCGTCGGGCGCGCTCGGCGAGGCCCTGCGCGGAGCGTTCGGCGACGGCGTCGCATGGCGCGACATCGTCACCCTTCTCGGCTGGACGGGCCTGCTCACGTGGGCGACGAACCGCACGTTCCGCTGGTCCTGA
- a CDS encoding ABC transporter ATP-binding protein produces the protein MTADPVVEVTGLVKRYGGTAVVDQLTLRAARGAVTAVLGPNGAGKTTTIECCEGLRTPDAGSVRVLGLDPRTDAVALRPRVGVMLQDSGLPAQKRAAEVLAHVARMYRDPWPVADLTERLGLATFARTTVRRLSGGQRQRLAMACALVGRPEVVFLDEPSAGMDPQSRLAVWELVRSLRAQGTSVILTTHLMDEAAELADDVVVVDHGRVIAQGSPAELTSTGSDQVASLTTAAPLPHGTAARLRAHLGDGWTVDSPDATSLRVHGPVDPTALAAVLALCATEDVLVTRLDLGSRSLEDFFLDLTGRTMR, from the coding sequence GTGACAGCAGATCCCGTCGTCGAGGTGACCGGCCTCGTCAAGCGCTACGGCGGCACCGCCGTCGTCGACCAGCTCACGCTGCGCGCCGCGCGCGGCGCCGTGACCGCCGTCCTCGGCCCCAACGGCGCCGGCAAGACGACGACGATCGAGTGCTGCGAGGGCCTGCGCACACCGGACGCGGGCTCGGTGCGGGTCCTCGGCCTCGACCCGCGCACCGACGCGGTCGCGCTGCGCCCCCGCGTCGGCGTCATGCTCCAGGACTCGGGCCTCCCCGCGCAGAAGCGCGCCGCGGAGGTCCTCGCGCACGTCGCCCGCATGTACCGCGACCCGTGGCCCGTCGCCGACCTCACGGAGCGCCTCGGCCTCGCCACCTTCGCCCGGACGACGGTCCGACGCCTCTCGGGCGGCCAGCGCCAGCGCCTCGCGATGGCGTGCGCGCTCGTCGGACGTCCCGAGGTCGTCTTCCTCGACGAGCCGAGCGCGGGCATGGACCCGCAGAGCCGGCTCGCCGTGTGGGAGCTCGTGCGGTCGCTGCGCGCGCAGGGCACCTCGGTCATCCTCACGACGCACCTCATGGACGAGGCCGCGGAGCTCGCCGACGACGTCGTCGTCGTCGACCACGGCCGCGTCATCGCCCAGGGCTCCCCGGCCGAGCTCACGTCGACCGGTTCCGACCAGGTCGCCTCGCTCACGACGGCCGCTCCCCTGCCGCACGGGACGGCCGCGCGCCTGCGCGCGCACCTCGGCGACGGCTGGACGGTCGACTCCCCCGACGCGACGTCCCTGCGCGTCCATGGGCCCGTCGACCCGACCGCCCTCGCGGCCGTCCTCGCGCTCTGCGCGACGGAGGACGTGCTCGTCACGCGCCTCGACCTCGGCAGCCGCTCGCTCGAGGACTTCTTCCTCGACCTCACCGGACGGACCATGCGATGA
- a CDS encoding metalloregulator ArsR/SmtB family transcription factor, with protein MTVDHDARLTAPAGEHSTRDRVLELVVSDGPVSAADLGLRLDLTSAAIRRHIASLESDGLVTVHESGHTGQRGRPARRYVATGSAQDSLAAGYSQFALQVMNHLEAVGGPSAVTSFAATHVAEREARYAEVLTATDPAARVQQLAEALTEDGFVASVRPVPGTQMVQLCQGHCPVQHVAARYPQLCDAEIAAFSRLLGTHVQRLSTLAGGAHVCTTNIPVGPPPGVPPDDGTAAHAALVTTTTGTHHRPTGRTAEGMR; from the coding sequence ATGACCGTCGACCACGACGCGCGGCTGACCGCGCCTGCGGGCGAGCACAGCACGCGCGACCGCGTGCTCGAGCTCGTCGTCTCCGACGGCCCCGTGAGCGCCGCCGACCTCGGGCTTCGGCTCGACCTCACGTCGGCCGCGATCCGCCGGCACATCGCGAGCCTCGAGTCCGACGGCCTCGTCACGGTCCACGAGTCCGGGCACACCGGCCAGCGTGGGCGCCCCGCGCGCCGCTACGTCGCCACCGGTTCCGCCCAGGACTCCCTCGCCGCCGGCTACTCGCAGTTCGCCCTCCAGGTCATGAACCACCTCGAGGCCGTCGGCGGCCCGAGCGCCGTCACGTCGTTCGCGGCCACGCACGTCGCCGAGCGCGAGGCGCGTTACGCCGAGGTGCTCACCGCGACCGACCCGGCCGCCCGCGTCCAGCAGCTCGCCGAGGCGCTCACCGAGGACGGCTTCGTCGCCTCCGTGCGCCCCGTCCCCGGCACGCAGATGGTCCAGCTGTGCCAGGGGCACTGCCCCGTGCAGCACGTCGCCGCCCGCTATCCGCAGCTCTGCGACGCCGAGATCGCCGCGTTCTCGCGGCTCCTCGGCACCCACGTGCAGCGCCTGTCGACCCTCGCAGGCGGCGCGCACGTGTGCACCACGAACATCCCGGTAGGGCCGCCGCCCGGCGTCCCGCCGGACGACGGGACCGCGGCGCACGCCGCACTCGTCACGACCACCACCGGGACCCACCACCGGCCGACAGGCCGGACCGCGGAAGGAATGAGATGA